The following nucleotide sequence is from Candidatus Polarisedimenticolaceae bacterium.
CCCTTGACGTCGATCTCCCGGACGCCCGGCGAGCGCGCCATCACGCACCCCGGGCTCCCGCAGTGCACGAGACCGTAGACGTGTCCCAGCTCGTGCAGCGACTCCTTCCGCAGGCGCTCCGCGAGACGTCCCGGCTCCCGCGCCGCGAGGCGCGCCGTCGAGACGACCGCCGCGCGGCCCGCCAGCTGCGCCTCGCCGAAGACGAAGGTCAGGATCGGAATGAAGAGATCGACGTCGGTGATCCCGATCACCTTGGCCGCCTCGGGATGCCTGGTCCCGAGCCACTCGAGGATCGCCCCCGAGTCGTACTGGCCGCGTCGCGGATCGCGCGCCACGCGGGGACGCTCCGGCTCGAAGCCGAGACGGACGCGCTGACGCAGCTCCAGATGGAGGTGCCGGACGAGCGGATCGCAGAGACCCGGCCCGGGGTCGCCCTCCCCGATCCAGCAGGCGACGACGCCGTCCATCGCTCACGCCACCCGCGCTCCGACGGGGACGAGGGGCAGGCGGATGCGCACCGTCGTTCCCAGACCGGGCTTGCTCGCGATCTCGAACTGGCCGCCGAGGTTCTCCACGATCCCGTAGACGACCGAGAGGCCGAGACCCGTCCCCTTCTCCTTCGTCGTGAAGAACGGATCGAAGATCCTGTCGAGATGCTCGGCGTCGATGCCGCTTCCTTGATCCGAGATCACGACGACCGCGTCGCGACCGTCCGGATCGCCCTCGGGCCGGATCCGGATGACGCCGCCTTTCGACGAGGCCTCGATCGCGTTGACGAGGACGTTGACGAACGCCTGGCGCAAGCGGCCGAAATCCGCCTTCACGATCGGGTGCGGCTCGAACGCGAAGTCGATCGTCAGGCCCTGCATCTCGGCCTGGTGCGTCACCAGGTGCACCGATTCTTCCAGGACGGCGCGGACGTCGATCTCGCGGAGGTCGAGCGGGCGCTGGCGCGCGAAGTCGAGGAGGTTGCGCACGATCGCGCTGCAGCGCTCGGTCTCGCGCTGGACGAGCCTCAGACGGGCGAGCGCCTCGCCGCGTGTCTGCTGATCGATCGTCTCCTGGTCGAGATCGCGGACGAGCAGCTTCGAGAACGTCAGGATGCCGGCGAGCGGGTTGTTGATCTCGTGGGCGATCGACGCCGATAGCTTGCCGAGCGACGCGAGCTTCTCTCCTTGAAGGAGCTGGGCGTGGGCCTGTTTGAGCGCCGCCGTGCGCTCCTCGACCTGGCGCTCGAGCCCGCCCAGCAGGCCGTCGATCTCGGCACGGGCGTCCCGCAGCGAGAGGCGCATCCCGTCGAACGACGTGGCGAGCGCTCCCAGCTCGTCGTCGGTGCGCGGGTGGACCGGTTTGTCGAGGTTGCCGCTCCCGATCTCCTGCGTCGCGCGCACGAGCGCCTTCACCGGCTTCACGATGAAGCGCCGGCTCACCTGCAGGATCACGCCGACGAGGAGGAACGTCAGCAAGATCCCGACGCCGAGCGTCTTGAAGCGGAGCGCGGCGATCTCCTCGTCCATGCCGCGGAGCGAGACGCCGAGGTCCACGATCCCGAGGATCGGCTGCTCGGCCGTCGTCGCATGACAGGCCTGACCGGCGCAGGCGGGCTCGTTCCTGATCGGCGTCATGAAGCCGAGGACGCGGTGGTCGCCCGAGCGCACGATGCGCGCCCGCGCCGCCTCGTCGAGCGCCGCGAGCGGCTTCGGCCCGGCGTGGCACGAGGCGCAGAAGTCGGTCGCTCGAGGGAGCGTCGTTCCGATCTCCGCGGGGTCGGTCGAGAAGGTGATCCGCCCTTCCTTATTGATGAGGCGCACCTTGTCGATGCGGGGCAGGCCGCCGATCTCGCGGATGACCTGGTACGCCTCGTCCTTCCGCGCCCGCAGCATCTGGTCGTGCGTCGCGCGGGTGATGCTGTCGCCGAAGAGCGCGGCGCCGTCGATCGCCTGCGCGATGAGGTGGCGCTCCTGCTCTCTCACTCCCAAGACGACCGCGATCGAGATGGCGCCGAACGTCGTCGCTGCGACGAGCGCCGTCAGACGCGTTCCGATGCGGCGGTGCCATGGGACCATCGAGAGACCCCGTGGAGAAATTCAACGTAGGACTTCGCCACGGAGGGTTCAAAACCGAGCTTGTCCGTTGTGTCGTCGCTTTTCGTCCGGGGAACAGCCGCCGGCCCAGCGCCCCCCCGCGCCCCGGCTGTTCCCTCCCTCCTTCGTTATGATGGGGTGTGGCGCTCACCCCGTTCCATCCCACCGTTCAACGCTGGTTCGCCGAAAGGGTCGGCACGCCCTCCCTTCCCCAGGTCGAAGGGTGGCCGCGCATCCGGAGCGGCCGGCACACGTTGATCGCCGCGCCGACCGGGACGGGAAAGACGCTCGCCGCGTTCCTGTGGGCGATCGACGGCTTGCTTCGTCGCGGTCGCGATCTCGAGGACAGGACGTACGTCCTCTACGTCTCTCCCCTGCGCGCCCTCGGCAACGACGTTCAGAAGAATCTCGAGCGGCCGCTCGCCGAGCTGCGCGCGATGCATCCCGATTTCCCCGAGGTCCGCGTGCTCGTCCGGAGCGGCGACACGCCGTCGTCCGCGAGGGCCGCGATGACGAAGAAGCCGCCGCACATCCTGGTGACGACGCCCGAATCGCTCTCGATCCTGCTCACGAGCGACGGCGGCCGGACGATGCTCCGGACGGTGCGGACGGTGATCCTGGACGAGATCCACGCCGTCGCCGGCAGCAAGCGCGGCGCGCACCTGGCGATCTCGGTCGAGAGGCTCGAGGCGCTCGTCGAGGCGCCGCTCCAGCGCATCGGCCTCTCGGCGACGCAGAAGCCGGTCGACGACGTCGCGCGTCTCCTCTGCGGGGTCGACCGTGCGTGCGAGATCGTCGACGTCGGTCACCGTCGCGACCTCGACCTCGCGATCGAGATCCCCGACGGTCCGCTCGAAACCGTCTGCTCGCACGAGACGTGGGGAGAGATCGTCGCGAAGATGGCCGCGCTCATCGGCGCGCATCGCACGACGCTCGTCTTCGTCAACACGCGCAAGCTCGCCGAGCGCATCTCCGCGCGGCTCAGCGAGGCTCTCGGCGAAGGGCTCGTCACGAGCCACCACGGGAGCTTGGCGCGCGAGCGGCGGCTCGACGCGGAAGCGCGCCTCAAGGCCGGGGCGCTCCGCGCGCTCGTCGCGACTTCCTCGCTCGAGCTGGGGATCGACATCGGCGACGTGGACCTCGTCATCCAGGCCGGGGTCACCGCCTCGATCGCCACGCTCCTCCAGCGTGTCGGGCGGAGCGGCCACACGCTGTCGCGCACGCCGAAGGGCCGGATCTTCCCGCTCACGCAGGACGACCTCGTGACGGCCACGGCGCTCGTCGACTCGATCCGCCGCGGCGATCTCGACCGCACGCCGCAGCCCGGGCACCCGCTCGACATCCTCGCGCAGCACATCGTCTCGGCGTGCGTCCCCGAGACGTGGGAGGCGAGCGCCCTCTTCGACGTCTTCCGCCGCGCCTCCCCGTACCGCGATCTTACGCGGGACGACTTCGACGCGGTCGTAGCGCTCCACACCGAGGGACGTTTCGCCCTGCTCCACAAGGACGGGATCCACGGCCGGATCCGCGCGACGAAGCGCGCGCGCATCACGGCGCTGACGTCGGGGGGCGCGATCCCCGACACCGGCCAGTATAAGGTCCTCCTCGAGCCCGAAGGGATCCAGGTCGGGGCCTTGGACGAGGACTTCGCCGTCGAGTCGAACGGGGGCGACGTCTTCCAGCTCGGGAACGCCTCGTGGCGCGTGCTCAAGGTCGAGCCGGGGATCGTCCGCGTCGCCGATGCGCAGGGCGCGCCGCCGAGCCTCCCGTTCTGGCTTGGCGAGGCGGCGGCGCGCACACCCGAGCTCTCGGAGGCGATCGGGCGCGTGCGGGAGAGCGCGCGCGATACGGCCTGGTCCGAGGACGAGCCGCGCCTCTCGCACGAAGCGGCGGTCGAGCTGGCCGCGTACCTGAACGAGGGCGCACGCACGCTCGGCGCCGTCCCGACCCCGAGGCGCGTCGTGGCCGAGCGCTTCTTCGACGAGTCGGGCGGCATGCAGCTCGTGATCCACGCGCCGTTCGGCGGGAGGATCAACCGGGCGTGGGGATTGGCGCTGCGGAAGCGTTTCTGCCGCGGCTTCGGCTTCGAGCTCCAGGCGGCGGCCAACGAAGAGGCGATCGTCCTCTCGCTCGGACCGCAGCACAGCTTCCCCCTCGAAGAGGTCTTCGACTACCTGCACCCCGACACCGCGCACGACCTCCTCGTGCAGGCGCTCCTCGCGGCGCCGATGTTCGGGACGCGCTGGCGGTGGAACGCGACGCGCGCTCTCCTCCTGCCCAGAACGCAGCAGGGCGGGAAGCGCGTGCCGACGCCGCTCCTCCGCATGCGCGCGGAAGACCTCCTCGTGCGCGCGTTTCCCCAGGTCCTCGCATGCCCGGAGACGCTCCCGGAGACGGAGCTGCCGGTCCCGTGGGACCACCCGATCGTCCGCCAGACGATCGAAGATTGCCTGACCGAGGCGATGGACGCCGACGGCTTCCTCGACGTCTTGCGCGACCTCCGCGCGGGACGGATCGAAAAGCTCGCCGTCGACACGACCGAGCCTTCCGCGTTCGCGCGCGGCATCTTGAACGCGATGCCCTACGCCTTCCTCGACGACGCGCCGCTCGAGGAGCGTCGGACGCAGGCCGTGGCCAACCGGCGCACCCTCGACGCGAAGACGGTCGACGTCCTGGGCGCGCTCGACCCGGACGCGGTGGCGCGCGTCCGCGAAGAGGCGTGGCCCGCGCCGGAGAGCGCCGAAGAAGTCCACGAGGCGCTCCAGTGGATGGGCTTCGTCACGCGCGAGGAGGCCGATCGCTCCGGTTGGAGCGCGTGGCTCGACGAGCTACGGAGCGACGGCCGCGCCGCGCTCGAAGACGACCGCTGGTACGCCGCCGACGCGACGCGAGACCCCAAGGCGATTCTCAAGGGAAGGATGGAGGCGCAGGGGCCTCTGCTCGCTCCCACAGCTGATGAGGAAATACTGCTCGCGCAGCTCGAGGTCGAGGGCCACGTCCTCCGGTGCCGTATCGCCGGGCGTTCCGCGTGGTGCGAGCGGCGCCTGCTCGCGCGCATCCACCGTTACACGCTCGAGCGGCTGCGGCGCGAGATCGAGCCGGTCACCGCCGCGGACTTCTGGCGATTCCTCGCCTGCTGGCAGCACGTCGATCCCGGCTTCCGCCTCGAAGGTCCGCGCGGCCTCCACGAGGTGATCCGCAAGCTCGCAGGGTTCGAAGCGCCGGCCGCCGAGTGGGAAGCGGCGCTGCTGCGCGTGCGCCTGCGCGATTTCCGCTTCGACACGCTCGACCACCTCACGCTCACCGGTGAAGTCTCGTGGGGCCGCCTGTGGGGACGCGGCGACAGCCCGGTCCGCTCGACGCCGGTCTGCCTCGTGCTTCGGGAAGATCTCGACATGTGGAAATCGCTCGCGACGCGGAAGGGCGGCGAAGGCCCGCTCGGCACCTACGCGACGGAGATCCTCACCGTCCTCGACCGGCGCGGCGCCTCGTTCACGCAAGACCTGAAGCGCGAGTCGGGCCTCCTTCCCGACCACTTCGAGATGGGGCTCACACAACTCATCGGCCACGGCCGCGTGACGAGCGACTCGTTCGGCGGCCTGCGCCGACTCATCACGCCGCCGAGCAAGCGCCGCGGCGCGATGGCGAAGGCGCCGCTCACCTCCGCGGGCCGCTGGTCGCGCTTCCGCGACGACGACGCGCCTCCCAGCTCCGCCACGGAAGACCAGGTCGCCTTCGTCGGCCAGCGCCTCCTCGACCGCTACGGCGTCGTCTTCAAGAAGCTCCTCGAGCGCGAGCGCATCCCGGTGCCGTGGCGCGACCTCGTGCGTCACTACCGCCTCCTCGAGCTACGCGGCGAGATCCGCGGCGGCCGCTTCGTCCAGCGCTTCTCGGGCGAGCAGTTCGCGAAGGCCGAGGCCGTCGACCTCATGCGCCGCCGTCGCCGCCTCGCCGCGAGCCGGCCGGAGCCCGCGCCGAAGCTCGAGGTCGCCGCCACCGATCCCCTGAACCTGCAGGGCGTGCTCACGCCCGAGCCGAGGATCCCGGCGCAGGCGCGGGGGCGGGTCGAGGTCGCCTGAGCCGATTGGACGATGCTTACCCCCTAAGCGTATATTACGGGCGTGAAGCTTCCCGAGAACATCAAGGAACGCTTTCGACGTTACGGCCGTCAGGGCGGCCAAGAGCGCGCGTCGCGCCTGAGCGCGGTCGCTCGCCGGCGCATCGCGGCCCGAGGCGCCTCCGCTCGTTGGATCCGCCAGCGATTCGGATCGGACCGCTTCGAGAGCCTCGGGCTTCCGGGCGGCGACCTGGTCGATCGCGGATTGAGCGACCTGGCCGCGGACCGCGTCTCGGTCGAGAGCCTTCTCGTCTCGCTCGCCGCGCCGCGCTTGCGGCGTGAGGGCATCCCGGTCGGCGCGACTCTGCCCGAACCGGAACGGAAGCTTCAGGAGCTGCTCGCGCGAGAGGACGGCGACTCGGCGCACTTCCGCTACAACGCCTATCGACGCCGGATCGTCTCATTCGCGGATTCCTGCCGTTTCGCGCGGCGCGATCGGGAGTGACGTGCGTC
It contains:
- a CDS encoding ATP-binding protein, producing MVPWHRRIGTRLTALVAATTFGAISIAVVLGVREQERHLIAQAIDGAALFGDSITRATHDQMLRARKDEAYQVIREIGGLPRIDKVRLINKEGRITFSTDPAEIGTTLPRATDFCASCHAGPKPLAALDEAARARIVRSGDHRVLGFMTPIRNEPACAGQACHATTAEQPILGIVDLGVSLRGMDEEIAALRFKTLGVGILLTFLLVGVILQVSRRFIVKPVKALVRATQEIGSGNLDKPVHPRTDDELGALATSFDGMRLSLRDARAEIDGLLGGLERQVEERTAALKQAHAQLLQGEKLASLGKLSASIAHEINNPLAGILTFSKLLVRDLDQETIDQQTRGEALARLRLVQRETERCSAIVRNLLDFARQRPLDLREIDVRAVLEESVHLVTHQAEMQGLTIDFAFEPHPIVKADFGRLRQAFVNVLVNAIEASSKGGVIRIRPEGDPDGRDAVVVISDQGSGIDAEHLDRIFDPFFTTKEKGTGLGLSVVYGIVENLGGQFEIASKPGLGTTVRIRLPLVPVGARVA
- a CDS encoding DEAD/DEAH box helicase encodes the protein MALTPFHPTVQRWFAERVGTPSLPQVEGWPRIRSGRHTLIAAPTGTGKTLAAFLWAIDGLLRRGRDLEDRTYVLYVSPLRALGNDVQKNLERPLAELRAMHPDFPEVRVLVRSGDTPSSARAAMTKKPPHILVTTPESLSILLTSDGGRTMLRTVRTVILDEIHAVAGSKRGAHLAISVERLEALVEAPLQRIGLSATQKPVDDVARLLCGVDRACEIVDVGHRRDLDLAIEIPDGPLETVCSHETWGEIVAKMAALIGAHRTTLVFVNTRKLAERISARLSEALGEGLVTSHHGSLARERRLDAEARLKAGALRALVATSSLELGIDIGDVDLVIQAGVTASIATLLQRVGRSGHTLSRTPKGRIFPLTQDDLVTATALVDSIRRGDLDRTPQPGHPLDILAQHIVSACVPETWEASALFDVFRRASPYRDLTRDDFDAVVALHTEGRFALLHKDGIHGRIRATKRARITALTSGGAIPDTGQYKVLLEPEGIQVGALDEDFAVESNGGDVFQLGNASWRVLKVEPGIVRVADAQGAPPSLPFWLGEAAARTPELSEAIGRVRESARDTAWSEDEPRLSHEAAVELAAYLNEGARTLGAVPTPRRVVAERFFDESGGMQLVIHAPFGGRINRAWGLALRKRFCRGFGFELQAAANEEAIVLSLGPQHSFPLEEVFDYLHPDTAHDLLVQALLAAPMFGTRWRWNATRALLLPRTQQGGKRVPTPLLRMRAEDLLVRAFPQVLACPETLPETELPVPWDHPIVRQTIEDCLTEAMDADGFLDVLRDLRAGRIEKLAVDTTEPSAFARGILNAMPYAFLDDAPLEERRTQAVANRRTLDAKTVDVLGALDPDAVARVREEAWPAPESAEEVHEALQWMGFVTREEADRSGWSAWLDELRSDGRAALEDDRWYAADATRDPKAILKGRMEAQGPLLAPTADEEILLAQLEVEGHVLRCRIAGRSAWCERRLLARIHRYTLERLRREIEPVTAADFWRFLACWQHVDPGFRLEGPRGLHEVIRKLAGFEAPAAEWEAALLRVRLRDFRFDTLDHLTLTGEVSWGRLWGRGDSPVRSTPVCLVLREDLDMWKSLATRKGGEGPLGTYATEILTVLDRRGASFTQDLKRESGLLPDHFEMGLTQLIGHGRVTSDSFGGLRRLITPPSKRRGAMAKAPLTSAGRWSRFRDDDAPPSSATEDQVAFVGQRLLDRYGVVFKKLLERERIPVPWRDLVRHYRLLELRGEIRGGRFVQRFSGEQFAKAEAVDLMRRRRRLAASRPEPAPKLEVAATDPLNLQGVLTPEPRIPAQARGRVEVA